From a region of the Candidatus Brocadia sp. genome:
- a CDS encoding DUF4338 domain-containing protein, whose protein sequence is MKPILFQYRSRKLHTDDIAFIKALIDSYFLKGRSYISRELCKSWNWVQPNGKLKEYAARDLLLRLEEQGLVALPGRIRPKNNLKPKIFDQIPLFVKSTLGGTITGYEIPTIQVVKDPQESYLWGYLLYHYHYLGCPRLVGEHIRHIVHIGNQVVACLGWASAAWKVKDRDRFIGWDETTKRTHLHLIASNVRFLIPPWVTVKHLASKVLSLALKRLSHDWEAVYGHPVYLAETFVDTARFQGTCYQAANWLRVGKTKGSAKRGNTYRYHGQTKELYLYPLEKNFRRLLAHDQG, encoded by the coding sequence ATGAAGCCTATACTATTCCAATACCGTTCACGGAAACTGCATACAGACGATATAGCCTTTATCAAGGCGCTCATTGATAGTTATTTTCTCAAAGGGCGGAGTTATATTTCCCGTGAACTTTGCAAAAGTTGGAACTGGGTGCAGCCCAATGGCAAGCTGAAAGAATACGCGGCACGAGACCTCCTTCTGCGATTGGAAGAACAGGGCCTGGTAGCGCTTCCAGGCCGCATACGACCAAAAAACAATCTGAAACCTAAGATATTTGATCAGATACCCCTTTTTGTCAAAAGCACACTGGGAGGCACTATCACCGGGTATGAAATCCCGACGATCCAGGTGGTAAAAGACCCTCAAGAGAGTTACCTCTGGGGTTATCTCCTCTATCACTATCACTACCTCGGATGTCCCCGGCTTGTTGGCGAACACATCAGGCACATCGTACATATCGGCAATCAGGTCGTTGCCTGTCTTGGATGGGCAAGCGCAGCATGGAAGGTCAAAGACCGTGACCGTTTCATCGGATGGGATGAGACCACCAAACGCACCCACTTGCATTTAATTGCCAGTAACGTGCGATTTCTCATTCCCCCCTGGGTTACGGTCAAACACCTTGCATCCAAGGTATTATCCCTTGCCCTCAAGCGTTTGTCACATGACTGGGAAGCTGTCTACGGACATCCCGTGTATTTGGCGGAGACCTTTGTTGATACCGCGCGATTTCAAGGCACTTGCTATCAGGCAGCTAATTGGCTCCGTGTAGGAAAAACCAAAGGCAGTGCAAAACGGGGCAATACCTATCGGTATCATGGCCAGACGAAGGAACTCTACCTGTATCCTCTTGAGAAAAATTTCCGGAGGCTTCTTGCTCATGACCAGGGATGA